The genomic window CCTGTTCTCTCTTATGAGTGGTGCATAAAGACTATAACATCTAATTTTCAGTCCATAAGTGGCTTTTGGGTGCTGGGATGATATGGCCAAGCGGAACAATAATTCTGCTTGGTCAGGGATTTGACATGTTTGAAAAGAACagtgagggggctggcgctgtggtgcagcaggttaagacactacttgtgatgctggcatcccatagctgagtgctggttcaagaccacctctgatccagcttcctgctaatgaacctgggaaagcagcagaagatagtccaagtgcatgggcccctgcacccatgtgggagaccagcatggagttcttggctcctggttttggcctggctctgacctggctgttgtggccatttggggagtgaactagcaaatggaagatccctctctctgcggcactctgccttccaaataaataaagcttacaaaaaaaaaaaaaagaatatcaagtcTATTAATGTATAAAGGGAGCCTGAAATGTTTATGGGACTATTAATTAACTATGTTTGTAAATAGAACAAAGGAGTTTAATCTGTTCAATAAGGCTTAATTAGTGGacaaatgaaatgtttttttcctaaaaaactgctctattataaataatgtagCAAATTCAGCTGAAAATTAAAAGGCACAAGTAAAACTTCGATTTTTCAATGAATGAACTCAAGGAACTAAGAACTGGTTTTTGTGCTCAAAACTACTCCTCCTTTGGCACTGAGAAAACATTGTATGGACACCTCCCCCACAGTCCTCTCTCAGTGTCCATGGGGGACTGGTTCCACGGCCTCTCAGGTACTAAAATCCATAGATGTTCAAGTGCCTCATATAAAACAGTGTGGTATTTGTAGGTAAGCTACGTACCTCCTCCTATATACTTAAAATCATCTCTAGATGGTTTGTAATACCTAATGTAAATTCTATGTAAACAGTTGTATACTGTATTGTTGAGGGACTAATGACAAGGGAAAGAAAGCTTATCCAGATgcaatttatttttccccagaatgtTTTTGACCCTCAGTTGGTAGTATCTGTGGATGTGGAACTCACGgacacgggggtggggtggggacccaGCGCACTCTGAGCCACAGTGATGCCAGGGACATGCCAACACACACTCACTCTTGTGTGCCTGAGACACGCTGTTCTGGTTCTGTTAAATAGGTCATTTGTGCTCAAACACACTGGACGGGGATAGATGGCTGGGTGAGTAAGTGtgtgaatgggtaaagaaatggATGGGGAACCATCAAAAGTAACTTCTGTAAAgtcttcctggcctctggctctgACAGAGTAGCTCCATTCAGcactttctattttgttttctaaatttaaaatagttatttgagaggtagaggagagagagagagagagaaagaagagttatctcttgtccactggttcactccccaaatgctgcaacagacaggagggtagaagcagagctgagaaccaggaattcaatccaggtctcccacgaaggtggcAGGGAGTCAGCTACTTAGGCTCTCACctggggcctcccagggtgcacattagcagaaactggcactgggagcagtcaggacttgaacccagacacactGGGTTCATTCTcccaggatgtgggtgtctcagtgTCTTAACTGCGGCCCatcaatgcctgccccagcaacCTCTactctatttattcatttattcagcaaatactgAGTGAGCCCCTGTTATATGTGGCATTGCTCTAGGCACTGTagatacagaaaagaaagaagtgaggCTCCTGTACCCAAGTAAAGAGGTCACATCTCGGAGATGGACAACATTAtaatcaaataagcaaacaatttCAGACAGGGATGAGTACTGTGAATATAATAAAACAGGTGACATTACAGGGTGAAGAGGAGGCTGCTGCAAGCGGGAAAAAGCCTCTCCATCAAggtgacctttttaaaaaaagtattcatttgtttgtttgaaagacagagcatcagagagaaggagaatgagagagagagagagaaagagagagatctcccatatgctggttcactcccccaaatagctaatgccagaagccaggaacttcatctgggtctcccacatgggtgacagggacctaggcacttgggccattatctgctgctctcccaggcccattagcagggagctggattggaagtggagcagccaggactcgaactggcactctgatatgctatgctggctttgcaaattgcagctcaacctgctgcaccgtaACGCTGGTTCCTCAAGGTGACCCTGGAGCTGACACTGACATGACCAGAAGACACAAGCTATGTGAAGACCGCAGTGAAGGAAGATCCACACAGAGGGAAAAGGTAAGGAAAACTCCCAAGGTAGAAACAAAGCCTGGTGTGTTCCAGAACAGATCTACTTCTCAGACCAGTGTTTCCCATTATCTACCTCATAGGTCTGTGTCCTGCTGTCTGAGCAGGTGGTCACAGGGCAGGAGGTACTTTACGAAGCAGAATCCTCTGGGTTCCTTATTctgtcttccttccctctctaccCATTGAAATTCTGCTCCGTTCCTGCTACGGAACTTAAACCATTTAACACAGGTGCACATCCACGCTCCCATCCAGATGTACTTGTACACATGAATACTGCACACGGACACAAACACACGGTCTCCTGGAGGATTGACTGGagagaaacagatgcatagaatagaAACATAACTCACTTTGTGCCATTCAATCCAGCAGAGATGAGTGAAGAAACGTTAGCATCCAGCCAAGAATATACAATGCTTGCCTTGGCCAAGGTCagaggggagaaaaggagaggataTAGGGTGGAACTACTGTTGGAAGGAGCAGAAACGATGAACATTAAAGGATATACACCAAAATGAGGGGGCCATGGCAGAACACTGGACACTCAGGTGGGTGAGACAGGAATGGAGAAAGATTAAGAACTTACCCTGGCTTTCAGAATTGAGTCAGTGAAATGGGCCACAGGATACTTCTTGCTACTCATCATGGGCACTTTAATCACAGAGTTTTTGAGGTGGAAGGgctccatcttttttttattatcaaaAGGTTTCTTCCATTTggctggaaggaagagagagtacTGTAACGCAGGTAGGGAAAGGACGAAGAGGAGTGGACTGTCCTGTTAGCAAAGAGAGGGATGGGTGCTTTGGGATTTGGTTGTGGAGCTTGGGGTTGGGAAAACTTTGAAGCCAGAGGGGGAGAAGGACCCCGAAGAGGAAGATCATCTGGCCGAGGGCCTCTTACCACTCAGGTACACAGCGTTGAGAAGAACAAGGCTGGCGTCAGCGGGCAGGCTGTCCAGCAGTTGGCTGATCTTGTGGTTGGTGTTCTCAGCCACCCAGGCATTGATGAGCTTCAAGTTGACATCGCTATCATTACTCAGGACTTGGGGGCTGCTGCCATACAGGCTCTGAGAGGCATTCACATAGGTCTCCTTTATGGCTAGGTCTGGGCGGGGGGTCAAGAGAGGGAGGCATGAGTTCCCTAAAGTACCCCCTCCCCTTCTCAGAGTGAGCATGCAGAGTGAACATTCCTCCAGGGCTCCTTCTGTTCATTCCAGGGATTCCAGAATGTTGGAGCAGGTGTCCAGCCCACTCTTCTTATCCAAGGATACTTCATAAcgctcatgggaaaatggaatggaaagataacttcaggactggcattgtggcacagcaggttaagctgctgcctgcaacactggcatcccagtggtttgagctctggctgctctgcttctgatccagctccttgctgatggactgggaaagcagtggaacatgacccaagtatctaggaccttgcacccatgtgggagactctgatagagttccaggctcctggcttcggcctggtccagtcctggctgttgcaggcatttggagaatgaaagcagatggaagcttgatctctctctctctctctctctctctctctctgtaattctgcctttcaaataaataaagctttttaaaaaatgttgaatgcTGAATTTCCAACAACCTAGCAAGACACAGGACAAAACTGATctataacaaataattaaatgCAATATTTCTTGACATTATTAAGCCATATTTTGAAAGAGGATGCTTTGCTAGGtgagttttctctttgttttctttgcttttctctattttctagAATGAATGAGTAtggcttttgtaaaaaaaaaggttttgcttTTTTCAAAAAGTAGGGGGGGATTGGACGAGATCTAACTACTTAAAGCAGCCGAATTACGTGTTTCAAAGTCTGTCTGAAGCCCCCCGTGTAACAGGGCTCCAGTTTGTCTCCTTCACACAGGAAGTGGTGACCCCCCCAGACCCCACCCGTAGCTCCTGAAGCAGCTCTGCAGAACCCTAGTGCTCTGGAGAGCAAAGTTCGAGTACAGCTGCATTAGATCATCTTGGAAGTTTATGACTATTATTATCCATTATAATTACTCTTTATTGCTAGGATTACCCACTTAATAATAGAACTCGTGTAAATGACAACAAATTCATATAACATAAAAGTACAAACAATGAGAGTCCAAGACTCCCTGAGCCTAAAAAGTTGCTTGCCTATTTTATGTCCTTAGTTGTCTAGCCCACCCGGTTGGCCTTACCTATTAAATACATGAGGACGTTCTTATTCTAAAAGGAACTGGAGCACAGCTTAGGATGCCCTCATCccgttagagtgcctgggtttcgggtcctggctctgctcccaattccagcttcctgctgatgcacaccccaggaggcagcaggcgatggctcaagtactggggtccctgctaccctcatggggtactcagattgagttctggttcctggctttggcctgatccatccctggctgttaaaGATAttcaaggaatgaaccagcagatggaagatgtgtctctccatctttgtctctctgcctttcaaattaattaattaattaaaaatcattttaaaattttgcatttcaaataaaaaataaaaggagttgATGAATGCtcatgacttgcccaaggtctcaCCATGAGGATACTCCAGCTCCTGTTGCTACCAGAAAGGCTTGCCAGAGCCTTCTTACCTGTCCGCATCCCATGCCCCATATCCCAGCCCCGACATCCCCTCTGTCTCTTTTCCCAGGGCTGGCCCCCCTTCAGAATCTTCTCCAGACCTTCCTTTGCCTCACTGTCCCTCCCTGGGCACTCACCTGGACTGTGGAAGATCTGAGAGACGGAGGTGACGCCTTTGGATGTGATGGCCTTCAGGGCCTCGAATACACAGGGAGTGTCCTCGGGGTAAGAGAGGACATCCTCCAGGTTTTTTCtggtgctgcccccagcccctaaGACAGAGGGCAGAGATGAGTGGCACTCACAGGAGTGGGAGACCCACCATCTGGAACCAGGGTAGAGGAACCAGGCTGGAATTCAGGAGGGGTCCCTGCATGGAAGGGGTCTCAGACTCTCAGTGCTGGAAGTGCTATTTTGGAAGACAATACATGTGTCAGAAAGATAGGGACAAAGAATTACAAATAATCCCAGAGTCAGGCTCTTTGGGGGTTTTGAATACTCTCCTTCCCGGCTTCCCTACTGATTTACATCCTACTCATCCTCCAAAGCCAGGTCTAACCACTGCCTGTCCCACGTGAACTACTTTTGAGTTGGTCTGGGTTTACAGAGTTTCATTCTATATATAGACAGGGACACTAGATTACTATTTAGAGCAAGAAATCATGTAAGAGGAGAAATGTTTAATGCCTTTTTAGTTACGCATTCACTGTTAAATACTTACTGTACATGTCTTGTGTGCAATCACAGCTAAAACTGATGGAGCACCTACTTGCTTCCAAGTATTCTACGTGCTTCTCCCATCATCTCTCATCGTCCTTGTAAGGACAACCTcctttcccattttacagaggaggaatcTAAGGCTCAAGAGATTAAGTGAATTTATGCAATGTAAAGGCTCAGAGCTAACAAGGGAAGGATGGAGGCAGAAACTGACTGAAACCAGttgactgaaatgtgcctcccagTGGATGCTTGGTAATGTCTGGAGATCACGTGGTTGTCCTGACTGGGGAGTAGGGTACTATGGGTGCCATGGGCGTCCGGTGAGATGTTAGCATTCTGGAACTCCAGAGAAATATTCTCCTATGCCCACTATATTGTTCCTAGCAGCATTCCTGGGATCCTTCTTCCCACTGCCTTTAGCAATGTGTGCTATTGCAAAGATAGTTACCCCATGCCACTTGACAGTAATCCCCAGGAAGGCGGAGCGATTAACACTTTTTTGACTTCCCAGAGAGTCAGGCACTAGGGTACCAGATTCTTAATCTTTTGAGGCAGATAGTACCGGCTCTGTTTTACATGAGGACTGAGGCCCCACAGGTTAAGTGATCTGCCCAAGGCCAGACAACTAGAAAGCAATGTCACCACAATTCTACTCTAGGTCTAACTCCGATGATTCCATCTCACATGTTGCCTTACTCTGAAGCATGGTTGATGGCTAGAACCTTATTTTATATACTCTTGTACAGTCCACAGGACTCAATAAGCAACAGTGCCTACTGAACCATTGTGgaatgaagaaatgttcaagaaTGAAAAGATGTATCACCaatctcctccccacccccccgctccctgtctctgtcactgtgtaGCTCATTTTGATAGCTTCCTCCTGGAGACAGAGCTTTGTAAACAGTTTCTGGGGTGGTGACACTCATAGGAGGGTCCAATATCCAACCTGGAAAGAATTCAGTCAGGCTCTTACCAAGCAGGACTTGAGTTAGGAGGCTGGCAATGCTGAATGGGGAGAAGGCCAGGTTGGTTTCAGGCTTCTTTGTGGCTGAGAAGGCTTGGTAGAGCCTCAGGGAGAAATCAACCAAAGCATTTCCCAACCCTTCTGCTATGGGCTGACAGTCCGAGTCAGAGCAGAAAGTGTCGGGCTCTGGGCAGTAGGGATCAGCAGTGGGCTCGGTCAGAaagtctgtggggagcagggtggtTGGCTGGGTGTGTTGGCTGAAGGGCTGAGCGCTCGGTTCGTTCGTAGTATCTTCCGCTCTTTCGGTGGCTGAGTTGGTCACTGGCCAAGTAGAAGACTCCATGATGTGCTGAGTGGATGGGTTCGTGGGGCTATCTTCCTCCCAGATGTTCACGGTGCTTTTCTTTTGCAAGCTCTCTggatccctggggctggggctgctagCACCGGGATTTGAGAAggttccatcctgtggttcaagaaacagttttattttctcctgGAGGCATAGTCCTCTCCAATACTCAAAGCAGGACGAGATGGTAGAGATATGTAAAACGTTATATAGGAGACAGCAATTTCCAGGCTAGCCTGGTGAGTGAGGGGCCTGTTCCGGGACAACCACTACAATTTTATCAGAGAGGGGACAATGtaatggtgtatgtgtgtgtgtgtgtcggggtaGGAATATatacaggattttttaaaaagatttatttttatttatttgaaaggtagagttatagggaggaaggagatcttccatccactggttcactgcccagatgtccacaaaggccagggctatgccaggctgaagccagaagcctggagcttcttctagatcttccatatgggtgcaggggtccaaacacttggaccatcttccactgctttcccaggtgcattagcagggagcaggattggaagcaaaacagctgggtctcaaactggtgcccacagcggatggtggcattgcaggtggtggcttgacctattatgccacaatgctggccccaggggtaGCCTTTGCAGATGATGAGGGGTAGTCAGCAACTCTGTTATCAGGATTGACATTGTGGTATATAGTAAGTTAAGCCGCCtcctacaatgtcagcatcccatatgagtgctagtttgagtcccggttgcttcacttctaatctagctccctgctgatgcacctgggaaagcagtggaacatgatcCTAGTaaccaggctcctgccacccacatgggagactcggacagagttctgggttcctggctttggccaggaccaaaccagcagatggaatatctctccctctctgtgtataactctgactttcaaatatatatacaaatcggtttttttttttttcttttaaagacttatttagaggcagagttacggagaggcagaggcagagacagagatcttccacctgttggttcactccccaaatggctgcaatgcccagagctgagctcgagccaaagccaggagccaggagcttcctctgggtcccccacatgggcgcaggggcccaaacatttgagccatcttccactgctttcccaggccattagcagctagattggaagagaagcagccaggactcaaatcagcgcccatatgggatgccggcaccacaggcagtggccttaaccactatgccacagtgctggcccccagatagtttttaaagtaagaactctggagactggcactgtggtgtagcgggttaagccaccacttggtacgccaacatcccatatgggcaccggttcatgtcctggctgcaaaggctacccttggggccagcattga from Oryctolagus cuniculus chromosome 1, mOryCun1.1, whole genome shotgun sequence includes these protein-coding regions:
- the SERPING1 gene encoding plasma protease C1 inhibitor, with protein sequence MAKTGPPHPTLSDPVGLSTQSAGNCPVTRSSEQVAADVAAQMASRLTPLTLLLLLLAGDGTFSNPGASSPSPRDPESLQKKSTVNIWEEDSPTNPSTQHIMESSTWPVTNSATERAEDTTNEPSAQPFSQHTQPTTLLPTDFLTEPTADPYCPEPDTFCSDSDCQPIAEGLGNALVDFSLRLYQAFSATKKPETNLAFSPFSIASLLTQVLLGAGGSTRKNLEDVLSYPEDTPCVFEALKAITSKGVTSVSQIFHSPDLAIKETYVNASQSLYGSSPQVLSNDSDVNLKLINAWVAENTNHKISQLLDSLPADASLVLLNAVYLSAKWKKPFDNKKKMEPFHLKNSVIKVPMMSSKKYPVAHFTDSILKARVGQLQLSHNLSFVILMPQSLKHPLEDIEKALSPAVLKAVMKKLELSKFQPTFLMMPRIKVKSNQDMLSIMEKLEFFDFSYDLNLCKLTDDPDLLVSTMQHQTVLELTETGVEAAAATGVSVARSLLIFEVQQPFLFLLWDQQHKVPVFMGRVYDPRD